In the Sphingobacterium sp. PCS056 genome, GAGATTGACCTCAAGTCCGAGCTTCTAATCAAGACAGATATGTATGCTGTTCTTGAAAAGTTTGCACCACAAATTATGAAAATTGCCGAAGCTGATGGGTTGATCATTTTACATGATCGGGGACTTAAATCATTTGGAGATGTACCGACTGAGGAGCTTCATGCGCAAATCGACCAAAGTTTAATAAATCATGAAGAAAATTTATATGCCACTTCAAATTTTGTTTATGATATACCAGCTCACATAATAGATCCGATTATCTTTCCAGGTGTGATCAGAATAAATGTTCAGCCTGGGAGTAAAGTATATATGTATTTGTTTAGAAAGGAGCATGTATATGAAGAGATATGGGCAGGCAAACCGGAGAAAATATTTAAATATGATCCAGAGAATAATGTAAAATTTCCTTCACCCAGAACATCGTTTGATGCATGGATCGAACACACAAAAGGTAATGCTCCGAAATGGAAACAATCTGAACTGTCGTTTATGGGCAGAATCGTACAGATAATACAGCAGGCCATTGCTCAGCGAAGTGTCGAAATAGCCAACTTAAATAAAGAGCTTGTTCGATCAAATAATGCACTAGATACATTTAGCTATACGCTGACACATGATCTTAAAAACCCACTTTCTTCAATACAGCTTGCAGCACAAATGATTCTTTTAAAAAATGACATCTCAAAAGAACTGTTGCATAAATTAGGTGAAAATATTTTGGATGCTACTCGTTTGATTACAGAGATGATGGATAATGTATACCAATTATCTCAGTCTAACTATGTGGCATTCAAGAATGAATTGATCGATCCGTGAACAAAAATTCTGAGTATTTTAGAAAGTTGTAAGCAACAGTATGGTATTGTAGATCTTGACTTTAGGCTTGGTCCTACGATTCCTATTTTAGGAGAAAGAACGTTACTATATCAATTGTTTTTAAATTTGATGGGTAACGCTATTAAATATAGGAGTACGATTCAAAAGCCATTTGTTGAGATATCCAGTGAGAACGTAGGCAACTCTGTTTTTTATTATATTAAGGACAATGGAATAGGTATGGACCTTAGAGAAGGCGTCAATATATTTGATATCTTTAAGCGATTGCCTAATTCTCAGGGATATGAGGGATCGGGTATTGGACTTTCTATTGTCAAGCGTATCATTGATCGTTTAAATGCTGAAATTACTGTTAAAAGCGAACTTCAAGTTGGAACTACTTTTTGTATTGAATTTAAAAAAGAATAATCGACATCTGTAGTCGCTTTGCGCCAGAGATAATCGAAATAAAGATAATTTGAATATCTTTATCTGGTCAACTATATCTACTGTTTAAATAGGCTGGGAGTGACGCAGGTTTAGCTTGGGCTAAACAAACTTATTAAAGCTTATCAAAATATTGGAGTTCTTACTCATATGATTTATTCATGTATAAATATCTATTCATCAAATAGATGTTTTCAAGATCTCTTTAGTGGATCTGAGTTGGGCGTCTAAAAGCGAAATTATTATATCCACGACCCAACCACTTTTTATTGCTGGAGGTAAATACGTTATCGCAGTGTTAATACCCGAAATGAATTTAAGACTGAACCTATTGCTGATGTTGTTGTTTTCAATGCAATGATTTACAACTCAAATAACATAATTGCTATGGAAAATCAAATTAATAATCCAGAAATTATCAATGATCTTATCAAGATCAACAATGATCGCATAGAAGGATATAAAACAGCATCTGATCTTGCAAACAATATGGGAGTGGATAGCTTAGGTGGTATTTTCGGGAAATATATGCAGCAATCAAAACAATTTATAGAAGAGTTAACACCTTATGTTAAACTCGAGGGTGAGGAGCCAACGGAAAGTACGATGATGAGTGGTAAACTTTTTAGATTGTGGATGAATGTTAAAGTAAATATTTCAGGAAATGATAAGAGAAGCTTATTGGAAAGTTGTGAAAAAGGAGAAGATGCTTTTAAGGAAACCTATAAAAACACACTAGAAGAGGATGCTGATCAGTTATCAATAGAAGTGAAAAATATGGTGTTGAACCAATTGGGTAAGCAGCTAGCTGCGCATAATGATATTAAAATGTTACGTGATAACGCATCGTTATAAAATAAGACTTTATTATGTAATTGTAGTTTGAATATAAATATAGTATATTTAAATTACTGAATTAAATGAAAAGGGGACCCATGTCCCCTTTTCAACATAAGGCTTATATCACCTGATGGTATGCTGCACAACATTCATTTTATAAACTTAGAAATTGGAATATAAACATCATAATTGGAGAGAATATGGGAAAACGTTTTTTTGTGTGTATATTTTTTGTGTTAAGTACAATTATTTGCTTTGGTCAAATTGATATTGATAAAATAAGATCGGACTATTCGGTAGCTGTTAAAGATAAAAAACTCTGTGAGAACAATCTAAAAACCTTAGAATCTGGAGCCAAAACTGCAACAGAACAAGGATATCTCGCAGCATATGAGATATTATGGGCAAAGCATAAGAACAATCCATTTACAAAGCTAAGCCAGTTTAAAAAAGGTAAGAATAGACTAGAATCTGTTATATCAAAAAATAAAGATAATATTGATCTGCATTTTATAAGATGGTCTGTCCAAACACATGCTCCCTCATTTCTAGATTATCATAAAGATCGATTAGTGGATAAAAATTTTTTAGTTCAAAATCTTAAAAAATTGCCAAGTCAAGAAGGTAAAAAAATAATTTTCAAATATCTGAAGGAAGCAAATAGTTATTTGAAAGGGGATCATGTATTCACGAAAGATGAACTTGCGGAACTGTCAAAATAGAGACTTTCTGTGGAGTTTTAAAAATATTGTCATTATAAAAAACCTTTGTCCATTGTCGGTTGTATCTATACTGATCGATATTGATAAAATAAATAATATGCTGACGAATCAATCCTATTTTCAAAAGGTAAGCAGAATTGCTCTCGGTACGTTTTTAATGACTGCTGGTATCTCACATCTAACATTTGCTCGTAAAGAATTTCGGGCTCAGGTGCCTAATTGGGTTCCTCTTAAAAAGGATGATACGGTGGTGTTTTCTGGACTAGCGGAAATTTCTTTAGGTGCTGCTCTAATTTTTACAAATGAAAAACATAGAGAAACTGTTGGTCAAATAGCGGCTGGATTTTTTACATCTGTGTTTCCTGGCAATATCACCCAATATGTAGAAAAACGTGATGCCTTTGGTCTCGATACTAATGCTAAGAGATTTGCACGACTGTTCTTTCAACCCGTACTTATTGCTTGGGCATTAGCGAGTACGAAGGATAACAAAAGCAAATAAAATAACTTTCTTTTTTTATTCAAAACATATTATTTTATCTCATATAGTAATATGATGGATATATTATTTTTAATAAAATTCCTGTATTAATTTCTTAATACCATTTTCAACAATATATACCTAGCCTTTATGCTATGTTTTGAGTCACATTGGTTCAGTACAAGGAGTATAATGGATCCAATTATGCACAACATGCCTAAGCATGATTAATACGTGCTGATATTATCAATTGGTTATAATTTGTAGATGCTCCTTTCCTATGGATATATCTGCTTTGGCATGTCTTAGTTTTGCAATCTACGGTATGCTGAATTTACTTGGATGTGTTGAGAAAGTGCCTCATTGCCATTTACAAATAAAGGGGTAGAGTCTGAGTGAAAATTTTGGATTTTGATATGCGACACTAGTCATCTCATGATGGATTGAAATTTCATTTGGCAATTCTTCATCAATTTCCATTTTTAAACAATTTTCTTTGCTTTTATCAGTTTCGATCTTTCTTCCCCGAAATTTTCATTTCAATATAGTGTTCATTAAATTAGAACGGTTAGATTAATACTTTTTGATCATGTTATAGTGATGGGTCCAGAGTAGCATGGTGGATTAAAAATAGATATTCTAACCTTTTAAAATTGTCGTATCTGATTGTCATAGATGCTTTATCATGTTCATTCATGTATCAAGATTGTGTATGATAAATTACTTACTAAAATGGCTTAGGGATTGTATTAAATACCGAAAGGGCAAGCATTATGCGAAAACGCATAACCTTGCCCAAATCGTAATCATATTAATTAAATATGATACATGGAATATTATTATTTACTGGGGTTACCCTCTTGTCAACCATCCGCTGCGTCCTGCTGTAGCAATTGCATATGGAGTAATCCAGAATAGAGAGAATGCATAGAATATACTGTAAGTATAAGCCCAAAATGCTTCTTTTTTATTGTCACTTTTTGAGGCAAAGAAGAATGCTTGAATACTTGAAAAAATTAGTATTCCTACAAAAGTTGAACTCAAGAACATTAAAGGATAATGAAATATTGTCCACATCATTAACAAAAGCAGCGGATAGGAAAGCAATACTTTTTTCCATTGCATAAGTAATAAAATACGCGTTCCTAATTTTTTGCCCTCACGGAAATTGGTAAAAGCAAAACGGCTCATCATAATATTTTCACGCACATTACTTCTTTCCCAACGAATAAACATCTTATATAAGTTTTTATAACGTACAGGAGTATCGGTATAGACATATGCATTGGATTGAAACAAAACATGGTAACCTTGTTTCAAAATCATGTTGGTCATAGCCCTGTCTTCTCCAATATCCGAAGGTTGATTCATGAATGTTTGATTCATCCAATCTTCTAAACAATTCATGACGGCATCTTTTCGATATGCTGATAAAGCTCCCGGTGTACACATGACCGAACCTAATACACTTTGTGCGGAGCGGACAAATTCAAAACTGAATATAAAACTCACACTAAGCATGCGTGGTATTATAGCTTTTTTATTATTGAGTACACGAACATTTCCAGCAACAGCACCACAATCTTTATTTTTCACAAAAGGAGAGGCCATATTTCTAAGTGTATCTTTTTTTACCACAGAATCACTATCAACAGTAATGAATATATCACCTTTACCTAATTTGAAACCACGGTAAAGCGCATGTCGTTTTCCCATGTTCTTAGGTTGTTGATAAATTTCGACGCGATCACCCAACTCTGCTTTAGCGCGTTGTATCCACGAGAATGTATCATCTTTACTACCATCATCGATTGCTATTAATTGGAGCTTGTGACCAGGATAATCGCTATTTGCAAGACTACGTAAAGTATCATAGACAAGATGTCCTTCATTGTAAGCTGGTACTATAACTGTACAAGAAGGCAATTCTTCATCAGATACAGAGGCAATAGGCTTATATTTTGTATGTAAAATTATCAAATAGACCAAGAAACTGATACTGGATAGTAAAAGGAAAATACCGAATCCAATAATTATAGTTCCGCCAATGCTATCTAGACGTTCAAAACGTAATGCTTCGAATTCTGTCTGAAGCATATATAGACCAAATACTGACGTTAATAAAATCAAAAATGTTATGCCCCATATACTATACTCTTTGAGACCATATTGAATTGATTTGCGTAACAAACTGTTTTTTTGTTGTTTTAATTGCTGCTCGTTTGAATTTAATACAGCTGGCTTTACTAGCACCTTAACCTCCTTTGTAGGAGTGAGAACTTCTTCCATGTAATTCATATCCTATATTATTTAGTGTGTGTTAATGCATTTGATCTTAGATACAAATGACAAACTTACCATTTGTAATAAAAATATTACGATTTGGTATTTACAAAAGACATGCCTCAATAATTGGTACGAATTGAACTAAATTTATAATTGTAACAAACTTGATATAATAAGAGGTGTTGTAAACAGTTGATTTACAGTGATATTTGTGTGAATATTTTTATTTAAATCTTTTTTAACATGATATATGGTATGTGCATTTTTTAAGGTTTTTTAACATTTCGATCATTTTTTCATTATATTCTTTATGGTTATGATTTCGAATTTGTACTGCAATTTGGGATAATTATCCATAGATCTTATTCCATTGTGACGAATATTTGGATGGTTTTCTTTTAGAATTGCTGTTCTAGTAAACAAGATCATCCTACCTAAATTTGTTATTTAGATGGCTCTCCTTAATATAATTTGATGTTCAAATAGATATTTCCACTTTATAGATGCAAATAGGGTGGTTTGATGATAAAAAATGAACTAGTGCCATGTAAAAGAATGATAGAGTAGTTGTAAATCTCTGCCAATATAAAAAAGAAGGATAGATGATTTCTAGTTACACATCTGTTACTGGATCTGGTAGTAAAGAATTTGCTGCTCTTTCTGTTTTTTAGAAAGTATAATTAAAACTTATGTCAAATGTTGCTATTTCAGCTGCAGATGCAACGGGTCGAGGTTCTAAGGCGACTTTTGTGAAATAAAAAACTAGTCTGATATACGAGAAATAGAAAACGGATTGGCCCTAAGGGATCAATCCGTTGATTAATAGTTTAAAACTGTATTGGATTAATATCTATTTCGATAAGAGGGCGAGTAATTCCTTTGCCGTTTCTTCTGAAGAACCTGGATTTTGACCTGTGATCAAATTGCCATCTTTTAAAACATAACTACCCCAATCTTCTCCTTTACTATAATCACCACCAAGTTTTATAAGTTCATCTTCTACTAAAAAGGGAACAACATCTGTCAATTGAACAGCCTCTTCTTCAGAATTCGAAAATCCAGTAACTTTTTTACCTTTTACTAATGGGATACCATCGCTGTCTTTAACAAACCGGAATACACCCGGAGCGTGGCATACTGCGGCAACAGGCTTATTGTTTTTCCAAAAATCTTCTATAAGTGTTATAGAGGTTTTATCATTCGCCAAATCCCAAAGTGGGCCATGTCCGCCGGGATAAAAAATAGCATCGTAATCCTGTTCGTCTACTTCACTCAATATTATGCTATTGGCCAATTTAGCTTGTAATTCCTTGTCCTCATCAAATCGTTTTGTCGCTTCAGTCTGGAATTCTGGAAGTGCGCTTTTAGGATCTATCGGAGGTTGTCCACCTTTTGGAGAAGCGATTGTCACATCGACTCCTGCATCAGCCATAACATAATAGGGTGCAGCAAATTCTTCGACCCAAAAACCTGTTTTATTTCCTGTATCTCCAAGTTGATCATGAGAGGTAAGTACGACTAATACTTTCAAATTTTCTTTTTCCATCTTTAAAATTTTTTAAATGATATCACAAAATAGGGTATAAATTATCGAACCCTTATGTGATATACATCACATTTTAAAGAATGTTTGTTTTGGCGACATATATCACCCTATCTGGCATGATACAGGCGGCTTAGGGTTTCGCGGGATACACCAAGATACGCCGCAATTAAATGTTTTGGAACCAGGTTGTAGAGTTCTGGATATTGTTGCATCAATTCTTCATACCGACTTCGGGCATCGTTGTTAAGTAAGGAGAGTATTCTTTTTTGTAAACCTATATAACCCTTATTGGAACGCCACCTTAGAAAAGTTTCCACTTCGTGTATTTCTTTGCACACTTTTTCTCGGTCTTCACTAAACAGGCAAAGGGTATCTGCATCACTTACACAATCCAGATTAACTGTTGCTTTTTTATTGTTATGTAACGCATTATAATCAGATGCCCACCAGGTTTTTGTTGCAAATTGTAGGATGTGCATCTTTTGTTCATCATTAACAAAAAATGTTTTAAGACAGCCATTTAAAACAAAATACTCGCATGGTACATCATCACCAATTTGGATGATGGATTGTTTCTTCTTAAATGATACGGGTTTAAAAAAAGAAAAGAAATAATCAAACTGTTCATCGTTGAGTTGAATAGTTTGATCGATATGTCGTCTAAGAATTTCGCGATCCTTCATGAGTAGAAGATACATTTTTTATAGCAAAGTTCAATAATATCTCGATTATTGAACTTTGCTCTTTCTTATTATTAAGAATAATCATCAGCTTCTAAACGATATTTTGATC is a window encoding:
- a CDS encoding sensor histidine kinase — protein: MLGERTLLYQLFLNLMGNAIKYRSTIQKPFVEISSENVGNSVFYYIKDNGIGMDLREGVNIFDIFKRLPNSQGYEGSGIGLSIVKRIIDRLNAEITVKSELQVGTTFCIEFKKE
- a CDS encoding ferritin-like domain-containing protein — its product is MENQINNPEIINDLIKINNDRIEGYKTASDLANNMGVDSLGGIFGKYMQQSKQFIEELTPYVKLEGEEPTESTMMSGKLFRLWMNVKVNISGNDKRSLLESCEKGEDAFKETYKNTLEEDADQLSIEVKNMVLNQLGKQLAAHNDIKMLRDNASL
- a CDS encoding glycosyltransferase family 2 protein; this encodes MEEVLTPTKEVKVLVKPAVLNSNEQQLKQQKNSLLRKSIQYGLKEYSIWGITFLILLTSVFGLYMLQTEFEALRFERLDSIGGTIIIGFGIFLLLSSISFLVYLIILHTKYKPIASVSDEELPSCTVIVPAYNEGHLVYDTLRSLANSDYPGHKLQLIAIDDGSKDDTFSWIQRAKAELGDRVEIYQQPKNMGKRHALYRGFKLGKGDIFITVDSDSVVKKDTLRNMASPFVKNKDCGAVAGNVRVLNNKKAIIPRMLSVSFIFSFEFVRSAQSVLGSVMCTPGALSAYRKDAVMNCLEDWMNQTFMNQPSDIGEDRAMTNMILKQGYHVLFQSNAYVYTDTPVRYKNLYKMFIRWERSNVRENIMMSRFAFTNFREGKKLGTRILLLMQWKKVLLSYPLLLLMMWTIFHYPLMFLSSTFVGILIFSSIQAFFFASKSDNKKEAFWAYTYSIFYAFSLFWITPYAIATAGRSGWLTRG
- a CDS encoding type 1 glutamine amidotransferase domain-containing protein — encoded protein: MKVLVVLTSHDQLGDTGNKTGFWVEEFAAPYYVMADAGVDVTIASPKGGQPPIDPKSALPEFQTEATKRFDEDKELQAKLANSIILSEVDEQDYDAIFYPGGHGPLWDLANDKTSITLIEDFWKNNKPVAAVCHAPGVFRFVKDSDGIPLVKGKKVTGFSNSEEEAVQLTDVVPFLVEDELIKLGGDYSKGEDWGSYVLKDGNLITGQNPGSSEETAKELLALLSK
- a CDS encoding Crp/Fnr family transcriptional regulator, with the translated sequence MYLLLMKDREILRRHIDQTIQLNDEQFDYFFSFFKPVSFKKKQSIIQIGDDVPCEYFVLNGCLKTFFVNDEQKMHILQFATKTWWASDYNALHNNKKATVNLDCVSDADTLCLFSEDREKVCKEIHEVETFLRWRSNKGYIGLQKRILSLLNNDARSRYEELMQQYPELYNLVPKHLIAAYLGVSRETLSRLYHAR